One region of Myxococcus xanthus genomic DNA includes:
- a CDS encoding glycosyltransferase family 4 protein gives MPDRFSVVVLSAKTPDHSHIEKYQGARLLRVPVGSGDLASRIQAFERAVRRQLESEDYALAHFTDPFGGYALCELKGDYGYRLIYEAQTFPSQELRYTHPQTEGDRRFLSKIRRQELFCLMNADLVVTGSETTRAYIQSLGASEEQVRVLPAPVDLQPFTPEVLGAPDGEPLRMMYLGSQVGWQGLSTLLRAVEVAAREEEVRLTVVGARHADWQPHLDDLVKELGLSDRVEFQPPVHHDDLAKVLALADVGVLPMDDVERNRVQGGPLAKVSEYCAAGRPIIAADLPVTRELIPAGAGVFFPPGDSQALADRIIELARDVKRRMELGQVARAHAEAALDAGLIRGKLLDLYDSLLEKRSEPVSTTSEDNLPALTTVTGTPTNRLAALLPPEPAPTAAPVSKKAPEPRKDKDAPAAGRAREDLPLVMGQVLDEGLDTRLIKTELETNPIEPPVVMGAPLRERSAAAADAATTTVRESEASASSVAGNDATPEGSAHDASDDDDSENALPIVQATEVEDADEPPSPTPIVKAPIPSAQASSTVSGDTSEHAATTPVVKAPSSSGRFSSVQSDDGSEASGTTPIVKAPSSSGRLPSVLNEDGSEASGTTPIVKAPSSSGRLPSVLNEDGSGASATTPVVKVPPPPGRSPSPVGADSSETSSVTPIIKAPAALNRTDVGTSEASGDADEAPAPTPVVRSPVIEARYEPPSHTPVVRSPYDRQRDEPPAPTPIIRVPTELHQELIPTRASSSGGTDSSSRPEEYPTPTPIVPAPSSLSSRSISARMETPVGRMTALTPQQRSTNTERPPPISRPGASEAERLPPIRGGASANTPERPPPILHPSTSTPEADQPPALPPRAAAPPPVPPQRPPRLQSVDGPPRLEPVSPQAFKASVSVPGGEDEEPEEISEDEAQSIDEGDDDSHSRARPQPEEPDEISSDEVEEAEISATSAAQLIESDDDLEEADADVAPEPHDDGPAPEPVPSTLNPWFAQLAHGYCPPDGIRFDRHTPPTTFPGRDEPTNPAHPTPSVRSEVVVRGKGS, from the coding sequence TTGCCGGACCGCTTCTCCGTGGTGGTGCTATCGGCGAAGACGCCTGACCACTCCCACATCGAGAAGTACCAGGGCGCCCGGCTGCTTCGCGTCCCGGTAGGCTCGGGGGACCTCGCTTCGCGCATCCAGGCCTTCGAGCGGGCTGTGCGCCGGCAGCTCGAAAGCGAGGACTACGCGCTCGCCCACTTCACGGACCCCTTCGGCGGATACGCATTGTGCGAGCTGAAGGGAGACTACGGGTACCGGCTCATCTACGAGGCCCAGACGTTCCCCTCGCAGGAGCTGCGGTACACCCACCCACAGACGGAGGGGGACCGGCGATTCCTGTCGAAGATTCGCAGGCAGGAGCTGTTCTGCCTGATGAACGCGGACCTCGTCGTCACCGGCTCGGAAACGACGCGCGCCTACATCCAGTCGCTCGGCGCCAGTGAGGAGCAGGTCCGGGTGCTGCCCGCGCCGGTGGACCTCCAGCCCTTCACGCCCGAGGTGCTGGGCGCCCCGGACGGCGAACCGCTCCGGATGATGTACCTGGGCAGCCAGGTGGGGTGGCAGGGCCTGTCCACGCTGCTGCGCGCGGTGGAGGTGGCGGCCCGGGAGGAAGAGGTGCGTCTGACGGTGGTGGGCGCGCGCCACGCGGACTGGCAGCCGCACCTGGATGACCTGGTGAAGGAGCTGGGCCTGAGCGACCGGGTGGAGTTCCAACCCCCGGTGCACCACGACGACCTGGCCAAGGTGCTCGCGCTCGCGGACGTGGGCGTGCTGCCCATGGATGACGTGGAGCGCAATCGCGTTCAGGGCGGGCCGCTGGCGAAGGTGTCGGAGTACTGCGCCGCGGGCCGCCCCATCATCGCGGCGGACCTGCCCGTGACGCGGGAGCTCATCCCGGCTGGCGCGGGCGTCTTCTTCCCTCCGGGCGACAGCCAGGCCTTGGCCGACCGCATCATCGAGCTGGCGCGCGACGTGAAGCGTCGGATGGAGCTGGGCCAGGTGGCTCGGGCACACGCGGAGGCGGCGCTCGACGCGGGGCTCATCCGCGGCAAGCTCCTGGACCTGTATGACTCGCTGCTGGAGAAGCGGTCGGAGCCCGTCTCCACCACGAGCGAGGACAACCTGCCCGCGCTCACCACGGTGACGGGAACGCCCACGAACCGACTGGCGGCGCTGCTACCTCCCGAGCCCGCCCCCACGGCGGCACCGGTCTCCAAGAAGGCGCCGGAGCCTCGGAAGGACAAGGACGCGCCTGCCGCGGGGCGTGCGCGTGAAGACCTGCCGCTGGTCATGGGGCAGGTGCTCGATGAGGGGCTCGACACGCGCCTCATCAAGACGGAACTCGAGACGAATCCCATCGAGCCGCCCGTAGTGATGGGCGCGCCGCTGCGAGAGCGCTCCGCAGCGGCCGCCGATGCCGCGACCACCACGGTCCGCGAGAGCGAGGCCTCCGCATCCAGCGTGGCCGGCAACGACGCGACGCCGGAAGGTTCCGCGCACGACGCGAGCGACGACGACGATTCCGAAAACGCGCTTCCCATCGTTCAGGCAACGGAGGTCGAAGACGCGGACGAACCCCCGTCGCCGACGCCCATCGTCAAGGCGCCGATTCCGTCAGCGCAGGCCTCTTCGACGGTGAGCGGCGATACGAGTGAGCACGCGGCGACGACGCCCGTCGTGAAAGCGCCCTCCTCCTCGGGCCGGTTCTCCTCCGTGCAGAGTGACGACGGCAGCGAAGCCTCGGGGACAACGCCCATCGTCAAGGCGCCATCGTCGTCAGGCCGGCTGCCGTCGGTGCTGAACGAGGACGGCAGTGAAGCCTCGGGGACAACGCCCATCGTCAAGGCGCCATCATCGTCAGGCCGGCTGCCGTCGGTGCTGAACGAGGACGGCAGCGGAGCCTCGGCGACGACGCCCGTCGTCAAGGTCCCCCCACCTCCGGGCCGGTCTCCTTCGCCCGTGGGCGCGGATTCCAGCGAAACGTCATCAGTGACGCCCATCATCAAGGCGCCCGCCGCGCTGAACCGAACGGACGTGGGCACCAGCGAAGCTTCCGGGGACGCTGATGAAGCCCCCGCGCCGACCCCGGTCGTCCGCAGCCCCGTCATCGAAGCGCGCTACGAGCCACCCTCGCACACGCCGGTGGTGCGCTCGCCCTACGACCGCCAGCGGGACGAACCACCCGCGCCGACGCCCATCATCCGCGTGCCCACCGAGCTGCACCAGGAGCTCATCCCCACGCGCGCATCCAGCAGCGGCGGAACAGACTCCTCAAGCCGGCCGGAAGAGTACCCCACCCCCACACCCATCGTCCCCGCGCCCTCCTCGCTGTCGAGCCGGAGCATCTCGGCGCGAATGGAGACGCCCGTCGGACGGATGACGGCACTGACGCCCCAGCAGCGGTCCACGAACACGGAACGGCCGCCGCCCATCTCCCGCCCGGGTGCCTCCGAAGCAGAGCGCTTGCCGCCCATCCGAGGAGGCGCGTCCGCGAACACACCGGAGCGCCCGCCTCCGATCCTCCACCCGAGCACCTCGACGCCGGAAGCCGACCAGCCCCCCGCCCTGCCTCCGCGCGCGGCGGCGCCCCCGCCCGTTCCCCCGCAGCGTCCGCCTCGGCTCCAGTCCGTGGACGGCCCCCCCCGGCTCGAACCCGTCAGCCCGCAGGCGTTCAAGGCCTCGGTCTCGGTCCCCGGCGGCGAGGACGAAGAGCCCGAGGAAATCTCCGAGGACGAAGCCCAGTCCATCGACGAGGGGGACGACGACAGCCACTCCCGCGCGCGGCCCCAACCCGAGGAGCCGGACGAAATCAGCAGCGATGAGGTGGAGGAAGCGGAGATTTCCGCCACCAGTGCAGCGCAGCTCATCGAATCGGACGACGACCTGGAGGAAGCCGACGCCGACGTCGCCCCCGAGCCACACGATGACGGCCCCGCTCCGGAGCCCGTCCCCTCGACGCTGAACCCGTGGTTCGCCCAGCTCGCGCACGGGTACTGCCCCCCCGACGGAATCCGCTTCGACCGACACACGCCCCCCACGACGTTCCCCGGTCGCGACGAGCCCACGAACCCCGCCCACCCGACCCCCTCAGTCCGTTCGGAAGTCGTCGTCCGCGGCAAGGGCTCGTGA
- a CDS encoding AAA family ATPase: MSTPSTVESHAFTSVEDAEKRLEQVGYLSSPEIATAAFLADRMDKPILVEGPAGVGKTELAKALAQALGREFIRLQCYEGLDEAKALYEWEYAKQLLYTQLLKDKIGDMVQGTTTLAQAADRLASSDAVFFSERFLLPRPVLKAQLSERPALLLVDEIDKADPEFEAFLLEVLSDNAVTIPELGTFRAKHIPRVLLTSNAARELSDALKRRCLHLHIDFPDRERELRIVRSRLPQVPQVLAEQVVEAVAAIRSLDLKKAPSISETLDWAQSLALLNAEQLTADVVASTLNLVLKYEGDIEKAKANLSQIAQA, encoded by the coding sequence GTGAGCACCCCTTCGACGGTTGAGAGCCACGCATTCACCAGCGTGGAGGACGCGGAAAAGCGCCTGGAGCAGGTGGGCTATCTATCCTCGCCGGAGATCGCCACGGCGGCCTTCCTGGCGGACCGGATGGACAAGCCCATCCTGGTGGAAGGCCCGGCCGGCGTCGGCAAGACGGAGCTGGCCAAGGCCCTGGCCCAGGCGCTGGGCCGCGAGTTCATCCGGCTCCAGTGCTACGAGGGCCTGGACGAGGCGAAGGCCCTCTACGAGTGGGAGTACGCCAAGCAACTGCTCTACACCCAGCTCCTCAAGGACAAGATTGGGGACATGGTGCAGGGCACCACCACGCTGGCGCAGGCGGCGGACCGACTGGCCTCCAGCGACGCGGTGTTCTTCTCCGAACGCTTCCTGCTGCCCCGCCCGGTGCTGAAGGCCCAGCTCTCCGAGCGCCCTGCCCTGCTGCTGGTGGACGAAATCGACAAGGCGGACCCGGAGTTCGAGGCCTTCCTGCTGGAGGTGCTCTCCGACAACGCCGTCACCATCCCCGAGCTGGGCACCTTCCGGGCGAAGCACATCCCCCGCGTGCTGCTCACCTCCAACGCCGCGCGCGAGCTGTCCGACGCGCTCAAGCGCCGCTGCCTCCACCTGCACATCGACTTCCCGGACCGCGAGCGCGAGCTGCGCATCGTCCGCTCGCGACTGCCCCAGGTGCCCCAGGTGCTGGCGGAGCAGGTGGTGGAAGCGGTGGCCGCCATCCGCTCGCTCGACCTGAAGAAGGCGCCCTCCATCAGCGAGACGCTCGACTGGGCCCAGAGCCTGGCGCTGCTGAACGCGGAGCAGCTCACCGCCGACGTGGTGGCCTCCACGCTGAACCTCGTCCTCAAGTACGAAGGCGACATCGAGAAGGCGAAGGCCAACCTCTCGCAGATTGCCCAGGCCTGA
- a CDS encoding patatin-like phospholipase family protein, producing MLLKERFQITRPLEEMELRLVRASLANAALVDLREEAILRTVLSLARLYKVRHGERDVGVGALLTPFREEVERRLGPVLQAPFPPTRDRLMPHVKDLRQHAAKARDMVAQRLRGRVPPEALDREIRHKELVLVTGGGGGTAYVYLGVMSLLGEYGLEPRLLAGTSMGAILAIMRSRLTRFDATDMINIVRGLSFRKLFRFISTESRYGLPAALRLFLRAGLGRFFSAGPENSGMRLKDLPVPTLIAVGGIRRGMLPRPLEYYERLLGTSPLGLLNPVGVARRIQAAMGAMAELFTRPEITARLYLGADDTTGDFDALDAAGFSSALPGVIHYDVLREDPGMHTLVEGLMGQHGVARLIDGGLVDNLPAKAAWKAVARGRIGTRNAFILALDGFAPKLTTPFWLPLQRLAAMTVAPNLPYTHHVKRFPRTLSPLDVVPSVELASKALQFGRTALAEDLPFLRRMLAPLPPVL from the coding sequence GTGCTGCTGAAGGAACGCTTCCAAATCACCCGGCCGCTCGAGGAGATGGAGCTCCGCCTCGTGCGCGCCTCGCTGGCCAACGCGGCCCTGGTCGACCTGCGCGAGGAAGCCATCCTCCGCACCGTCCTGTCGCTGGCGCGCCTCTACAAGGTGCGGCACGGCGAACGCGACGTGGGCGTGGGCGCGCTGCTCACCCCGTTTCGCGAGGAGGTGGAGCGCCGCCTGGGCCCCGTCCTCCAAGCCCCCTTCCCGCCCACGCGGGACCGGCTGATGCCGCACGTGAAGGATTTGCGCCAGCACGCCGCCAAGGCGCGCGACATGGTGGCGCAGCGGCTGCGCGGGCGCGTTCCCCCCGAGGCATTGGACCGGGAAATCCGGCACAAGGAACTGGTGCTGGTCACCGGTGGCGGCGGCGGAACGGCCTACGTCTACCTGGGGGTGATGAGCCTCCTGGGCGAATACGGCCTGGAGCCGCGCCTGCTCGCCGGGACGTCCATGGGCGCCATCCTGGCCATCATGCGCTCGCGCCTGACGCGCTTCGACGCCACGGACATGATCAACATCGTCCGCGGGCTGTCCTTCCGGAAGCTCTTCCGCTTCATCTCCACGGAGAGCCGCTATGGCCTGCCCGCCGCGCTGCGGCTGTTTCTGCGCGCGGGGCTGGGCCGCTTCTTCAGCGCGGGACCGGAGAACAGTGGCATGCGGCTCAAGGACTTGCCGGTGCCGACGCTCATCGCCGTGGGCGGCATCCGCCGCGGCATGCTTCCCCGGCCGCTGGAGTATTACGAGCGCCTGCTAGGCACCAGTCCGCTGGGCCTGCTCAACCCCGTGGGCGTGGCACGCCGCATCCAGGCCGCCATGGGCGCCATGGCCGAGCTCTTCACCCGCCCCGAAATCACCGCCCGCCTCTACCTGGGTGCGGACGACACCACCGGCGACTTCGACGCGCTCGACGCCGCGGGCTTCTCCTCCGCGCTGCCCGGCGTCATCCACTACGACGTGCTGCGCGAGGACCCCGGCATGCACACGTTGGTGGAAGGACTCATGGGCCAGCACGGCGTCGCGAGGCTCATCGACGGAGGACTGGTGGACAACCTGCCAGCGAAGGCGGCGTGGAAGGCAGTGGCCCGAGGCCGCATCGGCACGCGCAACGCGTTCATCCTCGCGCTCGACGGCTTCGCCCCGAAGCTGACCACGCCCTTCTGGCTGCCCCTCCAGCGGCTCGCCGCGATGACGGTGGCGCCGAACCTTCCTTATACGCACCACGTCAAACGCTTTCCGCGAACACTGTCACCGCTAGACGTCGTACCGTCGGTGGAACTGGCCTCGAAGGCATTACAATTCGGCAGGACGGCACTCGCGGAGGACCTCCCGTTCCTCCGTCGGATGCTCGCCCCCCTGCCACCGGTGCTGTGA
- a CDS encoding response regulator yields the protein MERRVLIVESEHDFALSMATVLKGAGYQTALAETAADAQRELEKRRPDLVVLRAELKDQSGFVLCGNIKKGKWGQNLKVLLLSSESGVDGLAQHRQTPQAADGYLAIPFEMGELAALSHGIVPPGTDDTGASLDAALNGTREAPPPMPPSLKAAAGGPPKLPKRERRSAMTEEDRAFLDRTFQSIADRKAELLAESRQLKRPPPRRELMGTPEGKIQILRDELKTREAQLARLSEIWNVRERELLSGEDRIHEKDVELQGLKMQVDDLLRRFNEAQQATIQKEREHGATVDDLLLQKFSAEKDLIEVVASKEKDINLLRREVSRAEEELSRRAGELEHGRNEYDKLEKHLGVVTLEFEVKEQKLQDTVLANEGEIARLTKRGDDFEAELNRTISERDQRFAELDGEIQALQERLQQTEQERDTTVRGLEARAARAEEHGTQADAEIHRLNAERDALEAKLSQQVADLEADLARTMGERDQLRLDKDAQEAELTQRIEERDAKLGTLERELSETIARNEHTEAELNANIQQQLERIGELEGEVEAVKTHLEDRENELTAELQALGQAKDELETDLNDRLQALSQAKDALEADLSRQLEELRSAKAELEADLTGQIQALTSQLEETQRQLDDSQRTGEQLSARVAQLEDTVSQRESTIESLQGDVAARDQRISELSGDLEATSQTLAQTQQTLAQTEQQLADTQNTLASTEGALAETRGELDATSQTLQQTQQTLAQTEGALAETRGELDATSQTLAQTQQTLAQTEQQLADTQNTLASTEGTLAETRGELEATSQTLQQTHAALEDTRGALQETSDTLAHTTRERDQRIAELADLGAAKDALEQELTGQIGHLRSELSETQGNYEAERAAHEKLAAESSAHIGDLTSERDGLRSELEATSQTLEQTHGQLAATRDALAREQHAHQESRKAAASTQTTLEGQLAEARAHGEDLGEHLTLTKHELGTRVAELTQLTATLAQTENTRAHLEERLHTLTEESQRREELLQNDLTQKGTELSDTLRKLTHVTQEKMRQAEVLNREVATRTEQLKAMEAKLQTQATEARRQAEGLGQQITGLNEQLEQGRKALAGREDQLRAAGAAQQKLTAERDGLAGQLQQAEARLQQQAQQANQERADAKRAADELAAKLAKTEQRITQFAQDAQTQATEADARAKDLQGQLSARAKKIQDLELAVENAQGAKSRAEKELNAKVAAAESKAHEASTRLAAAQKERKDLEARHAKEQEDLAAKQKAELERRDAIKAQEVARLQQSVQEKSKALKVAELELARYKSKSATTATPAKAAAKPAAAEDDELAVRTQLNQVIAPAAAAQAPAPAKKPAAKPAAQAPAKKAPAPAPAPPAALSDESEPTDRTLVIQLPTAKEDDDWTALVDELDK from the coding sequence ATGGAGCGTCGGGTCCTCATCGTCGAAAGCGAGCATGATTTTGCGCTCAGCATGGCCACCGTGCTCAAGGGCGCGGGCTACCAGACAGCCTTGGCTGAGACGGCGGCTGACGCGCAGCGTGAGCTGGAGAAGCGCCGACCAGACCTGGTCGTCCTCCGCGCGGAGCTGAAGGATCAGTCCGGCTTCGTCCTCTGCGGCAACATCAAGAAGGGCAAGTGGGGTCAGAACCTCAAGGTCCTGCTGCTCTCCTCCGAGAGTGGCGTGGATGGTCTGGCGCAGCATCGTCAGACGCCGCAGGCGGCGGACGGCTACCTCGCCATCCCGTTCGAGATGGGCGAGCTGGCCGCCCTGAGCCACGGCATCGTGCCGCCGGGCACGGATGACACCGGCGCGTCGCTGGATGCCGCGCTGAACGGGACGCGCGAAGCACCGCCGCCCATGCCTCCGTCGCTCAAGGCCGCCGCGGGGGGCCCGCCGAAGCTGCCCAAGCGCGAGCGCCGCAGCGCGATGACGGAAGAGGACCGCGCGTTCCTCGACCGCACGTTCCAGTCCATCGCGGACCGGAAGGCGGAGCTGCTCGCCGAGTCCCGCCAGCTCAAGCGTCCGCCACCGCGGCGCGAGCTGATGGGCACGCCCGAGGGCAAGATTCAGATCCTCCGCGACGAGCTGAAGACGCGCGAGGCCCAGCTCGCCCGCCTCTCTGAAATCTGGAACGTGCGCGAGCGCGAGCTGCTCTCCGGCGAGGACCGCATCCACGAGAAGGACGTGGAGCTGCAGGGCCTGAAGATGCAGGTGGACGACCTGCTGCGCCGCTTCAACGAGGCCCAGCAGGCCACCATCCAGAAGGAGCGCGAGCACGGCGCCACCGTCGATGACCTGCTCCTCCAGAAGTTCTCCGCGGAGAAGGACCTCATCGAGGTCGTCGCCTCCAAGGAGAAGGACATCAACCTCCTGCGCCGGGAAGTCTCCCGCGCCGAGGAGGAGCTGAGCCGCCGCGCCGGCGAGCTGGAGCACGGCCGCAACGAGTACGACAAGCTGGAGAAGCACCTCGGCGTGGTCACGCTCGAGTTCGAGGTCAAGGAGCAGAAGCTCCAGGACACCGTCCTCGCGAATGAAGGCGAAATCGCGCGGCTGACGAAGCGCGGTGACGACTTCGAGGCCGAGCTGAACCGCACCATCAGCGAGCGTGACCAGCGCTTCGCCGAGCTGGACGGTGAAATCCAGGCCCTCCAGGAGCGGCTGCAGCAGACTGAGCAGGAGCGCGACACCACCGTGCGCGGCCTGGAAGCCCGCGCTGCCCGTGCCGAGGAGCACGGCACCCAGGCTGACGCGGAAATCCACCGGCTCAACGCCGAGCGCGATGCGCTGGAGGCGAAGCTCAGCCAGCAGGTCGCGGACCTGGAGGCGGACCTCGCGCGAACCATGGGCGAGCGCGACCAGCTCCGGCTGGACAAGGACGCCCAGGAGGCCGAGCTCACCCAGCGCATCGAAGAGCGTGACGCGAAGCTCGGCACGCTCGAGCGCGAGCTGTCGGAGACCATCGCTCGGAACGAGCACACCGAGGCGGAGCTCAACGCCAACATCCAGCAGCAGCTGGAGCGCATCGGCGAGCTCGAGGGCGAAGTCGAGGCCGTCAAGACGCACCTGGAGGACCGCGAGAATGAGCTGACCGCGGAGCTCCAGGCGCTGGGACAGGCCAAGGACGAGTTGGAGACGGACCTCAACGACCGGCTCCAGGCCCTCTCCCAGGCGAAGGACGCGCTGGAGGCGGACCTCTCCCGTCAGTTGGAGGAGCTGCGCTCCGCCAAGGCCGAGCTCGAAGCGGACCTCACCGGCCAGATTCAGGCGCTCACCTCGCAGCTCGAGGAGACGCAGCGGCAGCTCGATGACTCGCAGCGGACCGGCGAACAGCTCTCCGCGCGCGTGGCCCAGCTGGAGGACACCGTCTCCCAGCGAGAGTCCACCATCGAATCCCTGCAAGGGGACGTGGCCGCGCGCGACCAGCGCATCTCCGAGCTGAGCGGAGACCTGGAGGCCACCAGCCAGACGCTGGCCCAGACGCAGCAGACGCTGGCGCAGACGGAGCAGCAGCTCGCCGACACGCAGAACACGCTCGCCAGCACCGAAGGCGCGCTGGCGGAGACGCGTGGCGAGCTGGATGCCACCAGCCAGACGCTCCAGCAGACACAGCAGACGCTGGCCCAGACGGAAGGCGCGCTGGCCGAGACGCGCGGCGAGCTGGACGCCACCAGCCAGACGCTGGCGCAAACACAGCAGACGCTGGCCCAGACGGAGCAGCAGCTCGCCGACACACAGAACACGCTCGCCAGCACCGAAGGCACGCTGGCGGAGACGCGTGGCGAACTGGAGGCCACCTCCCAGACGCTCCAGCAGACGCATGCGGCGCTGGAGGACACGCGCGGCGCGCTCCAGGAAACCAGCGACACGCTGGCGCACACCACCCGCGAGCGCGACCAGCGCATCGCGGAGCTGGCGGACCTGGGCGCCGCGAAGGACGCGCTGGAGCAGGAGCTCACCGGGCAGATTGGTCATCTCCGCAGCGAGCTGTCCGAGACGCAGGGCAACTACGAGGCCGAGCGGGCCGCGCACGAGAAGCTGGCCGCGGAGTCGAGCGCGCACATCGGAGACCTCACCAGTGAGCGCGACGGACTCCGCTCCGAGCTGGAGGCCACCAGTCAGACGCTGGAGCAGACCCACGGCCAGCTCGCCGCCACCCGCGACGCGCTGGCGCGCGAGCAGCACGCGCACCAGGAGAGCCGGAAGGCCGCCGCGAGCACCCAGACCACGCTGGAAGGCCAGTTGGCCGAGGCGCGTGCCCATGGCGAGGACCTGGGCGAGCACCTCACCCTCACCAAGCACGAGCTGGGCACACGCGTCGCCGAGCTGACGCAGCTCACCGCCACGCTGGCGCAGACGGAGAACACCCGGGCCCACCTCGAGGAGCGGCTGCACACGCTCACCGAGGAGTCGCAGCGCCGCGAGGAGCTCCTCCAGAACGACCTGACGCAGAAGGGCACCGAGCTGTCGGACACGCTCCGCAAGCTCACCCACGTGACGCAGGAGAAGATGCGTCAGGCGGAGGTGCTCAACCGCGAGGTCGCCACCCGCACCGAGCAGCTCAAGGCCATGGAGGCCAAGCTCCAGACGCAGGCCACCGAGGCCCGCCGTCAGGCCGAGGGCCTGGGGCAGCAGATTACCGGTCTCAACGAGCAGCTCGAACAGGGCCGCAAGGCGCTGGCGGGCCGCGAGGACCAGCTGCGCGCCGCGGGCGCCGCCCAGCAGAAACTCACCGCCGAGCGGGACGGCCTCGCGGGCCAGCTCCAGCAGGCCGAGGCCCGGCTCCAGCAGCAGGCCCAGCAGGCGAACCAGGAACGTGCCGACGCCAAGCGCGCGGCGGACGAACTGGCCGCGAAGCTGGCCAAGACCGAGCAGCGCATCACCCAGTTCGCGCAGGACGCCCAGACGCAGGCCACCGAGGCCGACGCCAGGGCCAAGGACCTGCAGGGCCAGCTGAGCGCGCGGGCGAAGAAGATCCAGGACCTGGAACTGGCGGTGGAGAACGCGCAGGGCGCCAAGTCCCGCGCGGAGAAGGAGCTCAACGCCAAGGTGGCCGCCGCCGAGAGCAAGGCCCACGAGGCCTCCACCCGCCTGGCCGCCGCACAGAAGGAGCGCAAGGACCTGGAGGCGCGGCACGCCAAGGAGCAGGAAGACCTCGCCGCCAAGCAGAAGGCGGAGCTGGAGCGTCGCGACGCCATCAAGGCGCAGGAGGTCGCCCGCCTGCAGCAGTCCGTGCAGGAGAAGAGCAAGGCCCTCAAGGTCGCCGAGCTGGAGCTGGCCCGCTACAAGAGCAAGTCCGCCACCACGGCCACCCCGGCCAAGGCCGCCGCCAAGCCCGCGGCGGCCGAGGACGACGAGCTGGCCGTGAGGACGCAGCTCAACCAGGTCATCGCGCCCGCCGCCGCGGCCCAGGCCCCGGCCCCGGCGAAGAAGCCGGCCGCAAAGCCTGCGGCCCAGGCCCCAGCGAAGAAGGCCCCTGCCCCGGCTCCCGCCCCGCCGGCGGCGCTGAGTGATGAGTCCGAGCCCACCGACCGGACCCTGGTCATCCAGTTGCCCACGGCCAAGGAAGACGACGACTGGACGGCCCTGGTGGACGAGTTGGACAAGTAA
- a CDS encoding branched-chain amino acid transaminase, whose translation MSSTSSSGVRAEQIWLDGRLMKWDEGHVHLMTHALHYGLGVFEGIRAYKTHDGRLAVFRLREHVRRLLDSAHIIMLKIPYTEDELFDACVNLLRAQKDLFANGAYLRPVAFMGDGAMGLGAVNPTRTAVTAWDWGAYLGDKGIKEGIRAKVSSYTRMHVNVNMVRGKITGQYVNSILAKREAVLAGYDEAILLDISGFVAEASGENIFQVNKKGIIKTPPLSGPILDGITRDTVLHILRDSGRTVEEVTFTRDALYITNEIFLCGTAAEITPVREVDNRQVADGKPGPITRYVQDMYFRIVRGQEPRYADWLTYI comes from the coding sequence ATGAGCTCGACCTCGAGTAGTGGAGTGCGCGCCGAGCAAATCTGGCTCGACGGCCGACTGATGAAATGGGACGAGGGCCACGTGCATCTGATGACGCACGCGCTTCACTACGGCCTGGGTGTCTTCGAGGGCATCCGCGCATACAAAACGCATGACGGACGGCTGGCCGTCTTCCGGCTGCGTGAGCACGTCCGCCGGCTGCTCGACTCGGCCCACATCATCATGCTGAAGATTCCGTACACCGAGGACGAGCTCTTCGACGCGTGCGTGAATCTGCTCCGCGCGCAGAAGGACCTGTTCGCCAACGGCGCGTACCTGCGGCCGGTGGCCTTCATGGGCGACGGCGCCATGGGCCTGGGCGCGGTGAACCCCACCCGCACGGCCGTGACGGCCTGGGACTGGGGCGCGTACCTGGGCGACAAGGGCATCAAGGAAGGTATCCGCGCCAAGGTCAGCTCGTACACGCGCATGCACGTCAACGTGAACATGGTGCGCGGGAAGATTACCGGCCAGTACGTCAACTCCATCCTCGCCAAGCGCGAGGCGGTGCTGGCGGGCTACGACGAGGCCATCCTCCTGGACATCAGCGGCTTCGTGGCCGAGGCCTCCGGCGAGAACATCTTCCAGGTGAACAAGAAGGGCATCATCAAGACGCCCCCGCTGTCCGGCCCCATCCTGGACGGCATCACCCGCGACACGGTGCTGCACATCCTGCGCGACAGCGGCCGCACGGTGGAGGAGGTCACCTTCACCCGCGACGCGCTCTACATCACCAACGAGATCTTCCTCTGCGGCACGGCGGCGGAGATCACCCCCGTGCGCGAGGTGGACAACCGCCAGGTGGCTGACGGCAAGCCCGGCCCCATCACCCGGTACGTGCAGGACATGTACTTCCGCATCGTGCGCGGCCAGGAGCCGCGCTACGCGGATTGGCTCACGTACATCTGA